The Sciurus carolinensis chromosome 18, mSciCar1.2, whole genome shotgun sequence genome contains a region encoding:
- the LOC124970303 gene encoding salivary gland specific protein SAGSIN1, with product MAAALSGLAVRLSRSAAARSYGVFCKGLTRTLLIFFDLAWRLRINFPYLYIVASMMLNVRLQVHIEIH from the exons ATGGCGGCGGCTCTGTCGGGCCTGGCTGTCCGGCTCTCGCGCTCGGCCGCCGCCCGCTCCTATGGGGTCTTCTGCAAGGGGTTGACCCGCACACTGCTTATCTTCTTCGACCTGGCCTGGCGACTGCGCATCAACTTCCCCTACCTCTACATCGTGGCTTCCATGATGCTCAACGTGCGCCTGCAG GTTCATATTGAGATCCACTGA
- the Fam220a gene encoding protein FAM220A gives MRDGGGTLSTCLTEAKGEGGDDWDKQLCSLKKRTQKGSPCPADVPFWMDKFAADVNGNSQNKVLSLERKNDLSDTGLLLQNDNKELPYLKKSVGRNSALAAAPTKAMGLFSAPAEEHLAGVFLRVREALGRDWLRSGPRAIDNHKGQCPKREPWVSGQPVHPKLWEMGVFKGEPPSALHEGVGSESELSCLHSVLPATLHSSPEVLLEDETRCVFLDHLKPMFSEQTTEYKKMLSCVKSNSNGLQITLGLLALQPFQLADPICHS, from the coding sequence ATGAGGGACGGAGGAGGGACCCTCAGCACCTGCCTGACAGAAgcaaagggggagggaggagatgaCTGGGACAAACAATTATGTAGCCTTAAGAAAAGAACGCAGAAGGGGAGCCCTTGCCCAGCAGATGTACCTTTCTGGATGGATAAGTTTGCGGCTGACGTAAATGGAAATTCACAGAATAAGGTGTTATCATTGGAAAGGAAAAACGATCTGAGTGACACTGGTCTTTTGCTTCAAAATGACAACAAAGAGCTTCCATATTTGAAGAAATCAGTGGGAAGAAATTCAGCTCTTGCAGCTGCTCCGACCAAGGCCATGGGTCTGTTCTCTGCTCCTGCAGAAGAGCATCTTGCTGGGGTGTTCCTCCGTGTCAGGGAAGCTCTGGGGAGGGACTGGCTAAGAAGCGGGCCCAGAGCCATAGACAACCACAAAGGACAGTGCCCCAAAAGAGAGCCTTGGGTGTCAGGACAGCCAGTCCATCCAAAACTGTGGGAAATGGGAGTTTTTAAGGGTGAACCACCAAGTGCTCTTCACGAAGGAGTAGGCTCTGAGTCGGAACTGTCTTGCCTGCATTCTGTGCTGCCTGCAACACTGCACTCCAGTCCTGAAGTACTCCTAGAGGACGAGACAAGATGTGTTTTCCTTGACCATTTAAAGCCCATGTTTTCAGAACAAACAACAGAATataagaaaatgctttcatgtgTAAAAAGTAACTCAAATGGTCTGCAGATAACACTGGGGTTACTGGCTCTACAGCCTTTTCAGTTAGCAGATCCCATATGCCATAGTTAA